TTCACTAGCATCTTTTGGACTTTGAATGGCAAAAAAAAGACTGAAATTAACGTTTATTTCGCTTTTTGTGGCAATTTCTTTTATTCCAGAAATTAGCACTTATATTCCACTTGCAAGAATTTTAAATAGCAACCAATTAGTAACAAATTCGCCGGTTTTTGCACTCACAGTTAACCAAATTTTTTCCTTTTTTAACTTTTTTTATCTATATAAAAGCATTAACAAAATTGATAAAAAGCAACTTTTACTTGCAAGAATTGATAATTTATCACTGTTTTTAAAGATTAAATTGATAATTTTCCCAAAAATAAAAATTTCCTATTATTTATTAATTATTTTTACAACAATTCAAGCTTGAAACGACTTTTTATGACCAAATTACATTTTTTCAAACCGATCATACCAGACAATTTCAACTTGATTTCAGTATTCAGGACAAACTAGCCTTGGATTTTTACAAAACATACAAGCTGCAGGCTCACTTTTTACAATAGCTGTTCCATTGTTTTTTTACTTAATTTTTTCCAAATTTATTAATAATGCAACGGCAAACAATATTAAATAATTTTGAAAAATGCAAAAAATTATCACAAAAGAAGCTGTTTTTGAATTAGAAATCAAAAAATCTAAATTTATTTCTTATAGTTTCATAATAAAATCAAAAGAACATTCAGAAGCGCTACTAACAAAAATTCAACAAGAAAATAAGCATGCAAGTCATGTTGTTTATGCAGTTTGTTTTGATTTATATAATTGTAAATTCAGTGATGCAAACGAGCCAAAAGGTTCAGCAGGGTGACAAATTTTTAACATTTTGCGAACAAAAAAAATTACTAATTCATTAATTATTGTTGTCAGGTACATGTATGGATCCAAATTAGGACTAGGTTTGTTACAAAATAGTTACAAAAAATCGGCAATTGAAGTCCTAAATCTTAGTTTGGTTGGTGATTTTAAAATTTCTTATCACTATTTATGTGAAATTGACTTGGAGAAAATGAACTGGGTGCTTCAATTAATAAAGAAAAATGGATGTACAATCCAAAAAAAAGAATTTGGACTAAAATTAAAAATTGAATTTAGCTGTCCTTTAAAATTAGAAGAAAGTTTTGAGGTAGATTTTAAAGAAATAGTAAAATAATTTAGCTGAAAAAAAATATTTTCTGAGTTTGACAGTTTGATGGCAAAAATTCACTTTTTAGTGAATATAAATACGCAAAAATACCCGTAAATCCGGGTTTTTTGGCCTAAAATCTTAATTTAAATTAGTATATTAATTTCAGACACATTCAAAAAAAGGTGTGTCAAAATGAAACAATACAAATTCACAATTGAAGACAAATTTAAATATATCAAAATTGCCGAATCTAAAGGGTTAAAAAACGCAATTTTGCATTTTGCTGAAGAATTTAGAGAAATTTACAAAAGCAAATCAAAAAGTAAAAAAGCACATAAAGAATGAATGTTGCATATATATGCTAATAATTTGATAAGAAATTGGCAAAAAAAGTTTTATAATAATGATATGAAAAGTCTAATAAGCACTCGTGGAAAAATCAAATCTCCGCGTAAACCAAAAAAGAAATATACAATTAATGATCTTTCTGAAAACGATCGTGAAATTTATCAAGAAATAATGGAGAATGTTCTTAGAAGATACGGGATTGACCCCGCAATTGTTCTTGAGGAGCTCAAAAAACGAAAACAGGAACAAGAAAAAGATAAAAACAAAATCGAAAATTCCACTAGAATTTGTAGTGTTTTTAACGTTAATCGTAGTTCGATTTATGAGAAAATAAGGGTGAAAAAACCACCAAAGAAAATGATTTATGATGAAAAGTTACTTGAGTGAATTCGTGAAAATTTCAATTTGAATCGAAAGGTAAAAGGCCGAGACATCCTATATAATATTTACATAAATCAGGGAAATTATGTAAGCACGTACGTGTTTCAAAAACACTACGAATTTTTAGGATTAAAATCAATTGCTTATAAAAGGCAAGGAAAACCAGCGCCAAAAGAGAAAAAGTTTACGCGAATTTGGACTGAAGATCATATCAAAGGTGAATTTAGCTCAGAAAAATTTGGTGAAAAATGGTTTGCTGATATTAAATTTATCAAAATTAACAACGAATGATTTTACCTACACTCAATTATTGAAACAAAATCCAATTACTTGCTCAATTTTTCGATTTCTAAAACAAGATTTTCAGAGGAAACTATAAACTTAGTAAAAGAAACAATCAAAAAGTATAATATTAAACCAAAATTTTTCCATTCAGATCATGGCGTGGAATATGCGAACTACAAATTTGCTAATTTTTTAAGACAAAATGGTATCCAACAATCAATGTCACCAAAAGGAAATGCTCTTGCAAACCGCCCTATTGAATATTTTTATGCGGTTTTTCAACGCGAATTGATTAATATTGAGGGCCAAAATTTTGAAAATGTGGCTATTGCTTATCAAAAAATAAGTGAATTTATTGATTGGTATAACGATGAAAGGCCTCAAAGTTGTTTATCATATAAAAGTCCAAGCTATTATATGAGGTAAATTATTTGTCCAAATTTTTTAAAATGAACTTACTAGAAAAAATCAACAAAAGTGGTGTAATCAAAATCATAGATAAAAAACTAATTGTCTGAGATTTTTCTACTAATTTACCTAAAATCTTAATTTTTTTTTTTTTTTTTTTCAAAATCAACCTTTTGAAAAAAAAAATGCTTGGTCTAAAATAAAATTATGTTATAATGACTCTCACTAAGAATAAATTAATAAATTTTGATATTGAATTAAGGGGGAATTAGTTATGTTTTTGTCATAAAAAATCAGAAAATGCGAATTTTCCATTATATTTTTAGATATGATGGAATGCCTTAAATTTAACCGTTTAGAAATCTACAAATTTATGGCTTTTAGTTATTGTTCTTTCAAAACTTCACATATTTTTTTAGGCTCAATTTAAATAAAAATGAGTTTTCTATTTGCATTGAGTTTAAATAGTAGTTATATTTTTTTATCGTATTTGTTATTTTATCCATAAATTGATTTTTGCCAGTGTTTTTAACTTAAAAAGCAGTTTAAAAATTTCATAATTTTGCTTTTTAAGTTAAAAAAGCA
Above is a window of Mesomycoplasma ovipneumoniae DNA encoding:
- a CDS encoding carbohydrate ABC transporter permease, whose protein sequence is MSLKFNLNSFFLQFLLFSFLIIVLIFFLFPLYYLIVNASLPNELQDNPNLTLKIGSNLLENFQNSINDNFWIGITTSIFVIMLINFFRIILYSLASFGLWMAKKRLKLTFISLFVAISFIPEISTYIPLARILNSNQLVTNSPVFALTVNQIFSFFNFFYLYKSINKIDKKQLLLARIDNLSLFLKIKLIIFPKIKISYYLLIIFTTIQAWNDFLWPNYIFSNRSYQTISTWFQYSGQTSLGFLQNIQAAGSLFTIAVPLFFYLIFSKFINNATANNIK
- a CDS encoding YigZ family protein, whose amino-acid sequence is MQKIITKEAVFELEIKKSKFISYSFIIKSKEHSEALLTKIQQENKHASHVVYAVCFDLYNCKFSDANEPKGSAGWQIFNILRTKKITNSLIIVVRYMYGSKLGLGLLQNSYKKSAIEVLNLSLVGDFKISYHYLCEIDLEKMNWVLQLIKKNGCTIQKKEFGLKLKIEFSCPLKLEESFEVDFKEIVK
- a CDS encoding IS3 family transposase; the protein is MKQYKFTIEDKFKYIKIAESKGLKNAILHFAEEFREIYKSKSKSKKAHKEWMLHIYANNLIRNWQKKFYNNDMKSLISTRGKIKSPRKPKKKYTINDLSENDREIYQEIMENVLRRYGIDPAIVLEELKKRKQEQEKDKNKIENSTRICSVFNVNRSSIYEKIRVKKPPKKMIYDEKLLEWIRENFNLNRKVKGRDILYNIYINQGNYVSTYVFQKHYEFLGLKSIAYKRQGKPAPKEKKFTRIWTEDHIKGEFSSEKFGEKWFADIKFIKINNEWFYLHSIIETKSNYLLNFSISKTRFSEETINLVKETIKKYNIKPKFFHSDHGVEYANYKFANFLRQNGIQQSMSPKGNALANRPIEYFYAVFQRELINIEGQNFENVAIAYQKISEFIDWYNDERPQSCLSYKSPSYYMR